The sequence below is a genomic window from Hydractinia symbiolongicarpus strain clone_291-10 chromosome 10, HSymV2.1, whole genome shotgun sequence.
TGTGTCCCGACCTTACCGAACCtcggttttttgaaaaaatctttattaGATTAGCAACGTTCGAGAACTaaacaagaacaaaataatCCAAAACGTTTTACTTCGAAAATGCTACAGCGCGTGAAAGTTATATTAGGTTCTCAAATAAACAGCGGGGAAAGAAAGTTAGAAACTGGAAAAGAAAGActtatatttgtaaaaaatatcaacCATTAAAACATAAGTCaagttgttttttcaaaatattatgCAACTTATATGCCCACTGTTCAAATTACAAAGAGTCAACTGAATTGTTACAACTCAGCGTTATTAGCCTTAATACACAAATTATCCACTTTCGAAATGTGTTCCAATAATAATATCCACATATTACATGCCCACCTTGAGTAGAACGGGATTGACAAATGTATTGCAATTTGTATTGCAGCCTTTCCATCAGTGTGTTCTGTAAGTGGCATCggtgttccaaataacttattcAAAGAATTTTGTTTCTAACCTTGTGCTTGCAACAACAGGTATTGAGATGTTCTTGTTGCATATGCGCATATACCTAGGAAGAAAATTTTTGCAGGAAGAAATTGTTGCGAAACTTACTTATGCGATTGGAAATCGTCATGAAAAAAAGGGAACTTATATTTTGAGAAGAAAGAAATATCAAAACAGATATGGCATCAGGCTCCAGCGTAATGGAAATATATTCTTTAAACACTATTGTCTGATTCAACGTTTTGCGAGTCcatatatgttttaaaaaaattggagaTTGATCATCGTCCATccaaaaaatccaattttttgAAACATGATTGTATGCTTTAAAATTGCACACATAAGTTTCGCAAATTTGAGCTTCGCAAGTATTTCTTCTCTAAAGACTGTCAGAAATTAAATCACTTTAATAACAGTAGTATTTGTGCTCCTATACATCATGCCATGCCTTGCTTCCTAGACATATCTGCGCAGTTCcattaataaaacattttctaatCTTTGTTAACATAGTCTGAGGTGTAGTTCAATACATGTTATTTTGGATACTCTTAAAAGTGTATCTCAAAAATAGTAACAGTTGAAAATTATCTgattttaggttcaaatttttcttatattgtTCCCATGTACGTTTTAGGGCCAGGTTTGATGTTTCTTGGATGTTTACTTCTACTGCTCGTGGTATTACTATGGGTGTACTGCTTCGCAAAAGGGACTAtagaaaattatgaaaaagaaatgacTGAGTACCTACAGTTGGAATCAAGTGATGATGAGGAACTTAATGAATACGTTCCTAGGAATATGGCAAAGAAGTTTAGAGAAGAGCAGAGAGCCTACGAAGAAAAAGATAATCCTACAGTCTTTGCGGAATATTTATCAGAAGCCGAACGATGTGGGCGCAAAATACATGACAATAAAGCTTACAAGGATGGTGAAAGTTTTAATCCGACTTTATTGCCAGTAGAAACTGTAAACGAGAAATACACCCATGTCTCCTGTTTACATGACAGTGGCTTTCGAACTAGGATTGAATTTAAATTCCGGCACGACTTTTCAACTAAAGAATTATCATTTATTATAGTCAGTGTGAAAGATTTTCTAGACAGACAACATGGCGGACctgagaaaataaaatttgttattaaattttatcaaaacaagaaacagaaaaaatgtcAACGAAAATTAACCACAAAATATTTTGGCGTCAATGAACTTCTTCCTCCCTATTTCCAGATATCCAATATTGACGATTCACTTTTGAGCACAATGATTATTAAAGTAAAGGTGTTGGGAAAGAGAAAAAACTTTCCAAATGATATTGAGCATGCTTTGGGCGCTATATATTTTAATGTGGGAGAACTTTTTCATGAATCTAACGAAGTGTCTGTGACAAGATCTTTATTTCCACTCGAAAATGAATTTAAATAGACAGATAAAATATTACATTACATATTCTTTAACTGGTAATGTGAAAAGTGACAGCAAAGAACGTAATGTGACCGTTAAAATAGCTATGGAACACACAGCTTCCGGTTTTCGTTGAGAACTCGTACAAAATCCTGATCTTCTGCGGTTTAAGTGAAGAAATGCGTGTCTCGTACACGCGgttaataaaattgacgatcaatctgccattttaaaatttgcataGCTCAAGTTTGGAAAAGTTCtcttcttgatttttttgtcttgtaaatacttttaaaatattttttgaatacCTCTAGCTATATGCATGCTATGCTTTACCAATCTGAAGCTAGCCTTAATAAGAAAGTAGTAAGGAGGCATATTATCGAGTGTAGACTGTACACTATATAGGCGAAGAAAAATAACAATCAGGGAGAACTATAATTAGCCTGTCACCCGTATAATTAGCTGTATAAGCGGATAATTTTACTGCATGTACCGTATAATCATCCGGTATTTGCTAACTATCCTGGGCACGCTAATTATCAGGTCTCCCTGACTGGTTAAGTTACGGTTAAAGAGATGCTACTGTGGCTAGGCTTTAGTAGCATCTTTTTGCTGATGAATGTTGTAAATCAAACTACATGCAAACATGGTTTAACTGGACTATCTGGTTTGTtgctttaattgttttttttattttccattttaaagtGTTTCCTCGATGCTGTATATATTTCATTGACATAAACTTGCTTTTTTGCagggattttgttttattaaaacatgcTTTCACTGGCACAACTTTTATTAATAACCTTATTTACTCAAAACatgatgtaaattttttttccattataTTTCAGTGAACGATTTTTAGTAATTACTTTTGCAAGACCTGGTGCTATTGTTAGGCAAGCAAGACTTGAGTTTTTTTTCGCTGGCGATATGTTGATGATTAGAAATTGGTTTCGTGTACATATGAGAACCCTAGAGTAGGAGAAAATCTCTCAATAAGCTATAAATCAGTCGCAAGTCGATAAGCAATAAACTCAGCTTTGTTATAACATTAGTTCCATGGCTTCATAGATATATAGCTCTCGCCCTCTCAAACAAACACACTGGTgaaatttacaaaattaaaaaaaaactctccTCTTTAATATATTACCTCCAACCAAACGTTCTTTTTAATACTAGCACTTGCGTATCAAGTTTGAATATGCAATAAATGTTTGTCTCAACATTTACACTGCCAAAATGCAACATTTAATGTCTGCTATGTATTCGCCATCCTTTTTCAATCTctgtaagaaacaaaaaatagaaaagattAAATATTTGTGACGTAATTTCTAAGTTAATCTTCGTCACAGTAAAACTGAATTCAGACTAAGATCCAGTCCTGCATGTTAATTTCCTATCTCTCTTACTTCCTGCTTGATGAAATAAGGTAATAGCTACCTGCCTGCcataatatttgaaaattaagacgTCCAGATAAAACTATGGATGACTGCTAAAATcgcgatatttttttcttccttgtGCTTGACTATATTGAATGTAAATGACAAGTTGATTGTTTAGAAAAACTAGACTTCAACCTGTGGAAAACCCATGGGACTTCGTCTTCGCTGCTCAGAGTACATACATACAACGACTTTTTGAATACCAGGGTGAGCGCTTAAGTTCAGGTAAACCTTGACACTCATCCAAGTGCAATAACAGTGAAGTGCTCACAGTGCGTTTCGgatgtaacatattttttttaaaaataaccttCCCACATATATATCTTCAACTTTGATTAGCTACAATAAAAGCACGAGCTACAGTTCGTCTTGTTACCCCGTTTAGCTAAAACAGCGATacagaaatttattttgtgaaaaagttttcaaaaatttagccATTTAATCTAAATCTAAACCAGTCCCagcatttttgttgataatgGTTTAGTGAGAGTATTCAAAATTATGACCAGTTTCAATAAAAATGCAGCCTCATATtatgttacaaaattaattgaaGTAGCTGCCATAGCGAATTTAACCATAGTGAAGTGAAAGTTTTTTACTCTTTAGTTAAAGGTTTAACATCGGTTTAGCACGGCTCAGGTTGGTAAGGATAACacgtaaaaataataatattaactAGGATGGGAAGCAGCAAGCTAGCTGGGAAGCAGTTGGCTAGCTGGCTGAATATGCTCTGCTACACCACAATCTACGTTTGTAACCAAAATCTTAATATTTGGTTTGGTAAGATATGGGTAAACACGTGATGATCTACTTATCCAAGCATGTaataaaaattcagaaaataaAAAGCGCAACAAAGAGAGACCTTAACAACACAACATTCACAATGGCTGTCCTAACCCTAGCTTTGATATTTTCATGTTCCTTCATTAGCATGTTAAAGCTGCGAAAATTTATGAttggttattcataaaaatcaGGGCTTGTGATTGGCTTACTACGCACGAGCGGTCACAAAAAAgtcagtaaaaatatatcgcatttttaTGCACAGACAGACGGACTACGGCTATTAATAATATCAAGATATAGATAGTTTTGCTTATAGTAAGTGAAAGATGTTTTGTTAAGTGTGTCATGTCTTTGTTTACAACTGGACTGTATGGAATGTAGACTCCACCAGTTTCCGTTATcataaaaagtgtttttaataattttcactGAAAGCGAAATGTATGCTCAAAATGTCGTACTTCTCTTAGCCAATCACGTTTGGGATATTGTTCGTGTTAATAACAAAGGAGAATCGCAATCTAAAAAGAGTGGGAAGTTATCAACTAAGTCTTGAACAATGTTACTTGCAACAAACGTGTAAtctcattttttttctcttaaaaactaattaaaatattgttatcTTTAGTATTTTATTTGATTGGAGATCATCTCTGTTAATTTTTGAACTCCCATGTTTGCTGTTGtttaattaaagaaataaaagctTTGTATTTATGCAATAATACatgctaaagaaaaaaaaccgaAGTAACTTCCAcacaacataaaatatatttactgCAGTATGTATTGCTTCGTCCAAGAATTTATTATCATATAACTACATCACATGAATATTTTCAGACCAAAAGCGTGTGTTTCATGTTTTATCATCTTGTCATGTTGATGGGTGATCTCGATGGTAAGTAGCTACCCCTCTGAtttgtttcaactttttttaacaagaaaCAAACCAAACAAGATCTTAAGTTGTTTTGAATTAAAAACATAACAACATTGCTGCCTATATGACGAATGTTTTTGTTATCCATACTATAATACTCGATGCCTGTCTGTTTGTAAGTCAAAGTATACcaatctttttctttaaaaacaggaGTGTTTTTTAATCGAAAACTCCATTATGATTGCACCTATAATCATAGTAATAACCCCCTGTCCAAGGTAATTTTGAACATGAAGGTGAGCCAGGatgcaaaaaaaatcaatttgggAAATATGTACGATGGTCGACGAACCTTGGAgatttcgaaaatgtctcaatacATCTTCAGGCTATGGTTTTCTCAAACTGTGGTCGTTTGATGTTACTCTTTTTAATGTTTCCAATAGTAACCAGTAtgccattgttgttgttttatggctcataatttttttatctaggGTACAGAGCAGCGCTGATATTTTTATCATGTGTTTTGCTTATTATTTGTTTCCTTCCTGTCGTCCATCGAA
It includes:
- the LOC130613142 gene encoding uncharacterized protein LOC130613142, which translates into the protein MIANGLRTSGLSLLGPGLMFLGCLLLLLVVLLWVYCFAKGTIENYEKEMTEYLQLESSDDEELNEYVPRNMAKKFREEQRAYEEKDNPTVFAEYLSEAERCGRKIHDNKAYKDGESFNPTLLPVETVNEKYTHVSCLHDSGFRTRIEFKFRHDFSTKELSFIIVSVKDFLDRQHGGPEKIKFVIKFYQNKKQKKCQRKLTTKYFGVNELLPPYFQISNIDDSLLSTMIIKVKVLGKRKNFPNDIEHALGAIYFNVGELFHESNEVSVTRSLFPLENEFK